Part of the Candidatus Nitrospira nitrificans genome is shown below.
CGTTGGAACGAGAAACAGCGTGAGGAGGGTAGACACGCTCAACCCTCCGACGACCGCTCTTGCGAGCGGCGCGTTCGTTTCCCCGCCGGTCCCGAGTCCGATCGCCATGGGAAGCAGTCCAAAGACCGTTGCGAGCGAGGTCATGAGTATCGGGCGCAGCCTGGTTCGCGCGGCGGTCACAACGGCTCGATGAAGCCCTTCGCCTCTGCGTCGGAGGACGTTGGTGTAATCGACCAATAAGACACCGTTCGAGACGACGATGCCCAACATCATGATAATGCCCATCAACGATGTGGTGGATAGTGTCGTGTTCGTCAGAAACAGTATCAAGATGACACCGGGGAACCCCATCGGCACGGAAAACATGATGATGAACGGGTCGATAAGCGATTTGAATTGGGCGGCCATGACCATATAAACCAACAAAAGCGCCAGAATGGTTGCAAACTGCAATCCTTGGAAGGTTTCACGCTGCTGCTGAATCTGTCCCGCCAGCTTGAGGCTGAACCCTGCCGGCAATTGGAGTGCGGCGAAGGCGGACTCCAAGTCTTCGGCGATATCACCGAGGGGCCGGGTGGTGGGATTGGCCGTGATGTGGACCACGCGCTGGAAATGCTTTCGATCGACCTTCACCGGTCCCGCGTTCAACTTGAGGGAGGCAATATTCTTCAAGAGGACAGGCTCGCCGGCTTTGGCGATGAGCAGGATATTCTCCAGATCGCTGAGATTCTTTCGGTATGCCTCGGCCAACCAGGCGCTGATGAAGTATTCATTGCCGTTTTGCGGATCCGTATAAATGATCGGGTCGGTCTGGCCGTTTCCGTTCAGAGAAAATAGGACCGTATTGGCGACGTCGGTCTCACTGATACCGAGCAGAGCCGCCTTCTCTCGATCCACCGTCACGTTCACTTCCGGGTAGTTTTCTTCCCGGCTCGGTTCAATATCCGCCAGGCCGGGAGTCTGCTCCATGATCTGCTTGACGCGGGCGATGACGTCTCTCGCTTTATCGAAGTCATAGCCATAGATTTCCACATCGATGGCCTTTTGGGAACCGAAGCTGGTGACGCGCTTGACGAGACCTCCGGGGTCGAAATACATCGACACTCCCGGGAACAGTTTGACGATCTTCGGGCGCACATCGTTCATGATCTCGACTTGAGTTCTGGCCCGCTTGTCCGGTGAGACCAAATATACTTGCATCGACGACGTATGGGGGCCCGTATTGGGGTTGAAGAGCGACGAGCGGCCTTGCGACAGGATGCCCGTACTGGAGACGATCGTCTCCAATTCGGTGGCGGGAATATTGGCTCGGAGCACCCGTTCGACTTCTGAGACCTGCTGTTCGGTCTTTTCAACCCGTTGGCCGACCGGTGCCCGCAGGACGATGCGAAATTGGCTCTCATCGGAAACCGGCAGAAATTCAGTCCCGATCAGCGGAATCAACGTGAGCGATCCGACAAAAATCAGCAGCACCAGAGCGATAAAGATTCGGCGATGTCCCAGGACCCACTGCAACGACTCTTCGTAACTTCTATCGAGAGACTCGTATCGGCGACGGCTCCAATCCATGAGTGTGGTAAACCAGTCCGGCATTGTCCGCCGAACCTCTTGCTCAGGCTTGAGGAACTTGTAGCAGAGCGCCGGCGTCACCGTTCGTGAGACGAGGAAAGAAGTGAAGAGCGCGATGGCGATCGTCACGGTCAATGGGATCAGTAAGAGACGCGCGATGCCGACGACGAAGAACATCGGGAGGAAGACCACGACCGTGGTGACGGTCGACGCGAGGATCGGCATGGCGACTTCTCGAGCGGCATCAAGAATGCCGTGCCACCGGTTGGGATTGGTATTGAGGTGGCGCTGAATATTTTCCAGTTCCACGATGGAATCGTCAACCAGCCGGCCGATCCCCAGCGCGAGCCCGCCGAGCGTAAAGATGTTCAGGGTTTGGCCGGTAAAATAGAGGACAACAAACGTCACGAGCATGGAGAGCGGAATGGCCACGGAGATGATGACGGTGCTTGTAAGGTTGCGCAAGAAGATCAGAATCACGGCTGAGGCCAGCAGCGACCCATGGAGGGCTTGCTCGGTAAGATTGTGAATGGATTGTCGGATATGGAGAGATTGATCGAACGAAATGCCGAGTTTCACGCCCTCGGGGATGCCGACCATCTTGGGGAGGGCTGCGCGAAGGGCATCCACAACCTCGACCGTGTTGGCGATCGGTTGCTTGTTGACACGAAGAAACACCGATCTGGCGCCATCGGCGTGAACAATGTTTGTTTGGATATCGGACGAATCCGTCACGGTCCCTACGTCGCGCACCCGGACGGGATTGCCCTGGGGGTTGACCTTCACGATCACGTCCTGGATCGGCTCGA
Proteins encoded:
- a CDS encoding efflux RND transporter permease subunit, producing MWLTLLALRNRIGILMLSLAMVVLGLTSLQRLPVDLFPQIQVPVAFVGVVYKGAPPLDIEQSVVYPIEKAVSSASNVEHVESFSKQGLGAVQIWFNWGADINVGQMEVMQRITQILNSLPPGILQPFIVKFDVSNIPVSIVSVSSDELDERALYDLAYNTIAPQIEQIANIAAATVEGGKIRQININLDPALLSARGLSILDIVKSVKASNLILPSGNIKAGNLDYNVFTNNQFRTVEPIQDVIVKVNPQGNPVRVRDVGTVTDSSDIQTNIVHADGARSVFLRVNKQPIANTVEVVDALRAALPKMVGIPEGVKLGISFDQSLHIRQSIHNLTEQALHGSLLASAVILIFLRNLTSTVIISVAIPLSMLVTFVVLYFTGQTLNIFTLGGLALGIGRLVDDSIVELENIQRHLNTNPNRWHGILDAAREVAMPILASTVTTVVVFLPMFFVVGIARLLLIPLTVTIAIALFTSFLVSRTVTPALCYKFLKPEQEVRRTMPDWFTTLMDWSRRRYESLDRSYEESLQWVLGHRRIFIALVLLIFVGSLTLIPLIGTEFLPVSDESQFRIVLRAPVGQRVEKTEQQVSEVERVLRANIPATELETIVSSTGILSQGRSSLFNPNTGPHTSSMQVYLVSPDKRARTQVEIMNDVRPKIVKLFPGVSMYFDPGGLVKRVTSFGSQKAIDVEIYGYDFDKARDVIARVKQIMEQTPGLADIEPSREENYPEVNVTVDREKAALLGISETDVANTVLFSLNGNGQTDPIIYTDPQNGNEYFISAWLAEAYRKNLSDLENILLIAKAGEPVLLKNIASLKLNAGPVKVDRKHFQRVVHITANPTTRPLGDIAEDLESAFAALQLPAGFSLKLAGQIQQQRETFQGLQFATILALLLVYMVMAAQFKSLIDPFIIMFSVPMGFPGVILILFLTNTTLSTTSLMGIIMMLGIVVSNGVLLVDYTNVLRRRGEGLHRAVVTAARTRLRPILMTSLATVFGLLPMAIGLGTGGETNAPLARAVVGGLSVSTLLTLFLVPTMYLMLEEYFPRRLEDAANDQKGAVLGATSVPE